Proteins encoded within one genomic window of Mytilus trossulus isolate FHL-02 unplaced genomic scaffold, PNRI_Mtr1.1.1.hap1 h1tg000158l__unscaffolded, whole genome shotgun sequence:
- the LOC134700488 gene encoding cholecystokinin receptor type A-like: protein MNNTSEFVVVQKNLQNYEEILLAENRYEAKALTPVTVYLVMLMIIGIVGNTMVLYVYKFRFRKSTSRVFILSLAAFDLITCLFGMPYHILDLAHPYTFTWDGVCKSLSFALTFTILGSIYVLDLIAIDRYRKICKPLEKQLSAMGTKIICWVTALVAAISASPMIFLYGVADVNTRTPNITGKECYISNDYSFTEFPLIYDGFFILLFLLSILIVSILYIYVGIAVRKRKKVHEPNLNGSGSGFGTPLGSRRTTTGEDTISTPLGSLREKDGTIRPHLQGHLPIIKQISKFSNLSYNSPRIPRKVNKEMKKEKSFRQKLKRAMSDVSSGEYDSTSGTGTLDRGQGQLKIIDQTKMASRKQRRTLRITTMLFIITLIFVISFLPYLIIEVISNTDETYWNTMETWELVISSLLYRTYFINNMVNPIVYWCLDQKFKKEVVKFFTRCKTCKH, encoded by the coding sequence atgAATAATACATCTGAATTTGTCGTAGTGCAGAAGAACTTACAAAACTATGAGGAGATTTTATTGGCTGAGAACAGATACGAGGCGAAAGCTCTAACTCCAGTGACTGTTTACTTAGTAATGTTGATGATCATAGGAATAGTCGGAAATACAATGGTTCTTTACGTATACAAGTTCCGTTTCCGAAAGTCAACCTCTCGCGTTTTTATTCTGAGTCTCGCTGCCTTTGATCTGATCACGTGTTTATTCGGAATGCCGTATCATATATTGGACTTAGCGCATCCATACACATTCACATGGGATGGCGTCTGTAAATCTTTGAGCTTTGCTCTGACTTTTACAATTCTAGGTTCTATTTATGTTTTAGATTTGATAGCGATAGATAGGTATCGGAAAATATGCAAACCATTGGAAAAACAGTTGTCAGCCATGGGAACAAAAATAATATGCTGGGTTACCGCCCTTGTAGCTGCGATTTCTGCGTCACcaatgatatttctatatggCGTTGCAGACGTTAACACACGAACACCAAACATTACTGGAAAAGAATGTTACATTTCAAATGACTATTCTTTTACAGAATTTCCTTTGATTTACGACGGgttttttattcttctttttcttctctCGATTTTAATTGTGtctattttatacatttatgttGGAATAGCCGTTCGGAAGCGGAAGAAGGTCCATGAACCTAACCTCAATGGTTCCGGTTCCGGTTTCGGGACACCATTAGGATCAAGACGGACGACTACAGGAGAGGACACTATATCAACACCCTTAGGAAGTCTCAGAGAAAAGGATGGCACCATTCGTCCACATTTACAGGGCCATTTACCAATTATCAAACAGATATCTAAATTTTCAAACCTATCGTACAATTCCCCCCGTATACCTAGGAAAGTCAATAAAGAaatgaagaaagaaaaatcatttagaCAAAAACTTAAACGTGCTATGTCTGATGTATCTAGCGGGGAGTACGATTCTACTTCCGGAACAGGTACCTTAGACAGAGGCCAAGGTCAACTCAAAATTATCGACCAGACCAAAATGGCGTCCAGAAAACAAAGAAGAACCCTAAGAATAACTACAATGTTGTTTATCataactttaatttttgttatcagTTTCCTGCCTTATCTTATAATAGAAGTGATTAGTAACACAGACGAGACCTACTGGAACACCATGGAGACGTGGGAACTGGTTATATCCAGTCTTCTCTATAGAACGTACTTTATAAACAACATGGTCAATCCCATTGTTTACTGGTGTTTagatcaaaaattcaaaaaggaagtCGTAAAGTTTTTTACCAgatgtaaaacatgtaaacattga
- the LOC134700472 gene encoding uncharacterized protein LOC134700472, with protein MTKDYLEALVDITKKLKIRPQVDLQRFIINPTGRIRKVSSHAVLDIVADSHGRIRSGSMESTSKSSLAGSLDSPSRVRRISSQSVLAVVQENDSCFHSTCLEACKNMTILEKLQYIRKLQTEIREQDQLLAKQFLQLYKDIQQEKVRKSCIQHQDHLDALFDDTVEEKETPVMCDQPVKRRAKTLTCGVTRMNIRSQRFSCS; from the exons ATGACCAAAGATTATCTTGAGGCTCTAGTTGACATTAcgaagaaattaaaaatcagacCGCAAGTTGACTTACAACGCTTTATCATTAATCCGACAGGACGGATCAGGAAAGTTTCCAGTCATGCAGTGCTGGATATCGTGGCTGACTCCCATGGACGTATTCGTAGTGGTTCCATGGAGAGTACCAGTAAATCTTCTTTGGCTGGTTCCCTGGACAGCCCATCCAGAGTGCGCAGGATATCTAGTCAGTCTGTGCTAGCAGTTGTACAGGAAAATGATAGTTGTTTTCATTCCACGTGTCTCGAAGCTTGTAAAAACATGACAATCTTAGAAAAGCTTCAATACATAAGAAAACTGCAG ACTGAAATTCGGGAACAAGATCAACTGCTGGCAAAACAATTCCTTCAATTATACAAAGACATCCAGCAAGAGAAAGTCCGGAAGTCATGCATCCAGCACCAGGATCATTTAGACGCTTTATTCGATGACACAGTTGAAGAAAAAGAGACTCCAGTCATGTGTGACCAACCAGTCAAACGTAGAGCAAAGACACTTACGTGCGGTGTTACCCGGATGAACATTCGATCTCAAAGATTTTCATGCTCGTAG